From the genome of Candidatus Electrothrix communis, one region includes:
- a CDS encoding DUF86 domain-containing protein — protein MDNEIKKYLYDIKVSIDSIKSYLGEKPDFNEYQSNKMLRRAVEREFEIIGEAMGRIEKIFPDIHISSKRQIISMRNRVIHGYDKIDNEIIWGTIVRHLPKLKDEIDTLLD, from the coding sequence ATGGACAATGAAATCAAAAAATATCTTTATGATATCAAAGTATCGATTGATTCTATCAAAAGCTATCTTGGCGAGAAACCGGATTTCAATGAGTATCAGAGCAATAAGATGCTTCGTCGTGCTGTTGAGCGGGAGTTTGAAATTATCGGCGAAGCGATGGGCAGGATTGAAAAGATTTTTCCGGATATTCATATTTCAAGTAAACGACAAATTATTAGCATGAGAAACCGGGTGATACATGGATACGACAAGATTGATAATGAGATAATTTGGGGAACAATTGTACGGCATTTACCAAAATTAAAAGATGAAATAGATACGTTGCTTGATTAA
- the tssG gene encoding type VI secretion system baseplate subunit TssG yields MAGTDRGTPLDLGLDIKLSLLKRGKEFSFFQAVRLLRLYLNAPSSADASLPYGHDQLHIVPHLSLAFPASDIESIEEETSPEENNSFRIQANFLSLYGASSPLPVFYTEELLAEASEEESASRDFLDIIHQRLYLLFFQSWLKYRQFQQVYEEQDSSHIDRLFCLLGLGEPEFREHVKDAPSLLRYTGLFSQAPRSAQGLKTLLTDSLNLPVDIISCLKRKAKIPEDQRIRLGADEVGLGNDSFLGEEIDDRMGKFRIKIGPLDEPNYRALFPGSALYNKVVMLTDLFVTDPLEYDIEVTMAGQQAKTVCLGGEQWSRLGLDSWLSSEEYIGEKSNLFTPAGP; encoded by the coding sequence ATGGCCGGCACGGATAGGGGAACGCCTCTTGATTTAGGGCTTGATATCAAACTGTCTTTACTGAAAAGGGGGAAAGAGTTTTCTTTTTTTCAAGCAGTACGATTACTGCGCCTGTATTTGAACGCCCCGTCATCTGCGGATGCCTCTTTGCCGTACGGGCACGATCAGCTTCATATTGTGCCTCATTTATCGCTCGCCTTCCCTGCAAGTGATATTGAATCCATTGAAGAGGAAACTTCTCCAGAGGAGAATAATTCATTCAGAATACAAGCTAATTTTCTCAGTCTATATGGAGCCTCTTCCCCTTTACCGGTTTTTTATACGGAAGAACTGCTTGCTGAAGCTTCAGAGGAAGAATCAGCAAGTCGTGATTTTCTTGATATCATCCACCAGCGACTGTACCTCCTTTTTTTTCAGAGCTGGCTGAAATATCGGCAATTTCAGCAGGTCTATGAAGAGCAGGACAGTTCCCATATTGATCGCCTTTTTTGTCTGCTTGGTCTGGGGGAGCCGGAATTCAGAGAACACGTTAAAGATGCTCCTTCTCTACTGCGCTATACAGGACTTTTTAGCCAGGCACCACGATCCGCCCAGGGGTTAAAGACATTGCTGACCGATAGTCTGAATCTTCCCGTTGATATTATCAGCTGTCTGAAAAGAAAGGCCAAAATTCCGGAAGACCAGAGGATCCGGCTTGGGGCGGATGAGGTCGGCCTGGGCAATGACAGCTTTCTTGGCGAGGAAATAGATGACAGGATGGGAAAGTTTCGGATCAAGATCGGCCCGCTGGACGAACCGAACTACCGAGCACTTTTTCCCGGCAGCGCCCTGTATAACAAGGTCGTCATGCTGACAGATCTTTTTGTCACAGATCCGCTGGAATATGATATTGAAGTGACAATGGCCGGTCAACAGGCGAAAACCGTCTGTCTCGGAGGTGAACAGTGGTCTCGTCTCGGCCTTGACAGCTGGTTGTCTTCTGAAGAGTATATCGGCGAGAAAAGCAATCTGTTCACCCCGGCAGGACCTTGA
- the tssH gene encoding type VI secretion system ATPase TssH: MLTVDIKSLLERLNPFCTRSLEAAAGLCMARTHYEVALEHFLTKLLEHEQSDIPLILRHYGIDLGKFIQGIDFALEEFQAGNAGKPVFSPILMEWLQEAWLIASIDLEENSLRSGALLLTFVKTPTRFASGQFLDLLTDISFDALKKDFWSIVQGSAEQPAAGEGGSGKEKAVPQDATALGKYCVDFTEKAGLGEIDPVFGRDQEIRMMVDILARRRKNNPIVVGEAGVGKTAVVEGLALRIVEGDVPKLLQNVSILGLDMGLLQAGAGMKGEFENRLKSVIHEIKASPKPIILFIDEAHTLIGAGGSAGQGDAANLLKPALARGELRTVAATTWSEYKKYFEKDPALARRFQPVKLEEPSTETAILILRGLKQKYEEAHGVIVRDDAVVAAAELSSRYISGRQLPDKAVDLLDTSAARVKVLLTAKPDLIEDKERTVQALNREKKAMERDRLHGFSVDEERLSAIEAELSALAQQLERLTGQWKKEQELAGGLIRIRKELFEAKEAADDGAEDNHQENNEKTADLEQELAKLKKELEAIQQDKALVRIEVDPDIVAKVVSDWTGIPLGSVMRDQAANIVHLEERMKERIKGQDSGLAAIAEVVKAAKSGLKDPAQPLGIFLLVGPSGVGKTETALALADLLFGGERFVTSINMSEFQERHTLSRLVGSPPGYVGYGEGGVLTEAVRQRPYSIVLLDEVEKANLEVMNLFYQVFDKGTLSDGEGREIDFKNTIIFLTSNLATDVITEMTSGDTPLPPEVIMNAVRPILNNHFKPALLARMTVVPYMTLAQDILSDIVVLKMNKLARRMAETHKMRLTYSDTVVQQIAARCTEVETGARNIDHIMNGTVLPQMSKEILSRMTDEAMPASVHLDINQEGNFSIEFGGV, from the coding sequence ATGCTGACCGTTGATATTAAATCTCTTTTAGAACGCTTGAACCCTTTCTGCACCCGCTCTCTTGAGGCAGCGGCCGGACTCTGTATGGCCCGAACCCATTATGAGGTGGCGCTTGAGCATTTCTTGACCAAGCTTCTCGAACACGAGCAGTCTGATATCCCTCTTATCCTCCGTCATTATGGTATTGACCTAGGAAAATTCATACAAGGGATTGATTTCGCGCTGGAAGAGTTTCAGGCGGGAAACGCCGGGAAACCGGTTTTTTCACCGATTCTGATGGAATGGCTGCAGGAGGCCTGGCTCATTGCCTCAATAGATCTTGAAGAAAACTCCCTCCGTTCAGGCGCCCTGCTCCTTACCTTTGTGAAGACGCCGACCCGATTCGCTTCAGGACAATTTCTTGATCTGTTGACAGATATCAGTTTTGATGCGCTGAAAAAAGATTTTTGGTCGATAGTCCAAGGGTCAGCGGAACAGCCCGCAGCAGGAGAAGGTGGCAGCGGAAAGGAGAAGGCTGTCCCGCAGGATGCCACCGCCCTGGGCAAATACTGCGTTGATTTCACCGAGAAGGCTGGGCTGGGAGAGATTGATCCTGTCTTTGGCAGGGATCAGGAAATAAGGATGATGGTTGATATCCTGGCAAGGAGACGGAAAAACAACCCCATCGTGGTGGGCGAGGCAGGGGTTGGCAAAACAGCAGTGGTGGAAGGGCTGGCCCTGCGCATCGTGGAAGGGGATGTGCCGAAACTCCTGCAAAATGTATCTATCCTCGGACTTGATATGGGCTTGCTGCAGGCAGGAGCAGGGATGAAGGGTGAATTTGAAAATCGCCTCAAATCGGTCATTCATGAAATCAAGGCCTCGCCGAAACCGATTATCCTGTTTATAGATGAAGCCCATACCCTCATCGGGGCTGGCGGTTCGGCAGGACAGGGTGATGCGGCAAATCTTCTCAAGCCTGCCCTTGCCCGCGGGGAGCTGCGAACAGTGGCAGCCACCACGTGGTCTGAATATAAAAAATATTTTGAAAAGGATCCCGCCCTTGCAAGGAGATTTCAACCGGTCAAACTTGAAGAACCGTCAACCGAAACAGCTATCCTCATCCTGCGCGGCCTGAAACAAAAATACGAAGAAGCGCATGGGGTTATTGTCCGTGACGATGCGGTTGTTGCGGCGGCTGAACTGTCTAGCCGCTATATTTCCGGCAGGCAGTTGCCGGACAAGGCAGTCGATCTGCTGGATACCAGCGCTGCAAGGGTCAAGGTGCTCTTGACGGCGAAACCTGATCTGATTGAGGATAAGGAGCGGACGGTTCAGGCCCTGAATCGAGAGAAAAAAGCCATGGAACGAGATCGACTGCATGGCTTTTCGGTTGATGAGGAACGGTTGTCCGCCATTGAGGCAGAGCTGTCAGCTCTTGCACAACAGCTTGAAAGGTTGACCGGACAGTGGAAGAAAGAGCAGGAACTGGCAGGCGGATTGATCAGGATACGCAAAGAACTGTTTGAGGCGAAAGAAGCGGCTGATGATGGAGCGGAAGATAACCATCAGGAGAACAATGAAAAAACAGCAGACCTCGAACAGGAGCTAGCCAAACTCAAAAAGGAGTTAGAGGCGATCCAGCAGGACAAGGCGCTGGTGCGGATAGAGGTGGACCCTGATATTGTTGCCAAGGTGGTTTCCGACTGGACAGGGATCCCCTTGGGCAGCGTTATGCGGGATCAGGCGGCGAATATCGTCCATCTCGAAGAAAGAATGAAGGAGCGGATCAAGGGGCAGGACAGTGGACTTGCCGCTATCGCGGAAGTTGTCAAGGCCGCCAAATCAGGACTCAAGGATCCTGCCCAACCGCTGGGAATTTTCTTGCTTGTTGGGCCGAGCGGCGTAGGCAAGACAGAAACAGCCCTTGCCCTTGCAGATCTGCTTTTTGGCGGCGAACGCTTTGTCACCTCCATTAATATGAGTGAGTTCCAGGAACGGCATACCCTGAGCCGTCTGGTCGGCTCACCTCCGGGCTATGTGGGCTACGGTGAGGGAGGAGTGCTCACCGAGGCGGTCCGGCAGCGGCCCTATTCCATTGTCCTGCTGGATGAGGTGGAAAAGGCCAATCTGGAGGTCATGAATCTTTTTTATCAGGTCTTTGACAAGGGAACACTTTCTGATGGGGAAGGGAGGGAAATTGATTTTAAAAATACGATTATTTTCCTTACCTCTAATCTGGCGACCGATGTGATTACCGAGATGACGAGCGGCGATACGCCGCTGCCGCCGGAGGTTATCATGAATGCTGTCCGTCCCATCTTAAACAATCATTTTAAACCGGCTCTTCTTGCCCGAATGACGGTTGTTCCCTATATGACCCTTGCTCAGGATATCCTGAGTGATATTGTTGTGTTGAAGATGAATAAACTGGCCCGGAGAATGGCTGAAACCCATAAGATGCGACTGACGTACAGCGATACCGTTGTTCAGCAGATAGCGGCTCGCTGTACCGAGGTTGAAACCGGGGCGAGAAATATTGATCATATCATGAACGGCACTGTTCTGCCGCAGATGTCCAAAGAAATTCTTAGCCGAATGACAGACGAGGCCATGCCTGCAAGCGTTCATCTGGATATTAATCAGGAAGGGAATTTTTCCATCGAATTCGGCGGAGTGTGA
- a CDS encoding DUF6531 domain-containing protein, with amino-acid sequence MMPASKHFDPILGIDIHIIQPAGPVPPVPVPHPFIGIVIDPFDYVPVLGATVMVNGIPRSQAGTEGKAVPSHVPIGGTFVKPPANECEIFMGSSTVEVDGDAFTHTAHPVLSCQDIGMPPPFRTKKKSKTHSLVLPTSIVLAIPAGAPVLVGGPPTISLMAMGMKAGMAALGRLGKGLRRLQRGAGRFGRAMKKLSKAIHKKAKKLMDKLGVPPSIQNKVHNAICAVTGHPVDIATGKVFTKLTDFELPGPIPFTWERIWFSTSVYQGPLGHGWHHNYDLGLMFDNEAGVVALRMEDGRPIVFPALEAGEEYFDRAEKLTLLRDEQGYAVRNAENLIFRFQALGKETAERKLTSIEDLTGNSIRFRYDRDQHLQKIIDSGGRPLQVTTDHQGRITAISVPHLDDAYTDFFVVRYVYDNQEDLIEAIDALDHTIRYSYEDHLLVQETDRNGLSFYFTYEGNDHTAKCIRTWGDKGIYDHKLTYIDDECLTIVENSLGHQTRHHWNNNGLVTQAVDARGGVTLTEFNEFNEKISETDPLGNVTLYQYDEFGNQTEIIGPDGAILKVSYDTLNNPVEAVDAIGGIWQWEYEENTGRLLKRTNPLGETTAYQYSGKWLSTITDPMGGHTGLTFDHQGNLIGIRTADHAESRWSYDPLGRAVAAVDPKGNTQSRTFDPLGRVVEVQEPDGNLRQLDYDPEGNVVHVKDKQHDVQFAYSGMGRMTARTEAGTTVRFSYDTEEQLVGIRNEHGYVYRFELDENGEVAVESGFDEIRRVYTRDVAGQVTEVERASGLVTSYSYDQAGRVTEVEHSDGAVESYRYRQDGELVEASNDTATVRFERDELGRVLKEQQGQGDWVASEYNPLGLRTRMTSSLGAIQEIERNIMGDVTRLAHASAQPEDGETARIDWEAHFKRDLMGLEQERLLPGGIRSKWERDKLGRPVQHRLLDGDQALRDVRYDWDVNDRLRQVIDAQKGITKYEHDAFGNLASAQYGDGVVELRMPDAVGNLFRAKDRNDRRYGPAGQLLETRSSEGTTIYKYDAEGNLIEKQQPDGGKWLYVWNAAGMLDHVVRPDQQVVRFAYDALGRRVSKEFQGRVTRWVWDGNNPLHEWVEGASAMPESSQTIGAVQNELLPQQQEFYIGHPPTGPPAADDAPLQQGAGTADSLSDSSRQSDPITWLFEPESFAPVAKIQGDKVYSIVTDYLGTPVAMVDQDGNKVWSADIGVFGKLRNVEGRQMDCPFRWPGQYEDAETGLYYNRFRYYDPEAGGYVSSDPNRLLGGLALYAYCPNPFGWIDPLGLSDFLFRADDSYTGGDIGTPLGSDDVDIDTQWDHVNKKETGQTSKFTSFSEQKSKVSPKFGDNVVKVSADDLKALEEKGAIKIWTPDDVANEMKNHPKKKIRKQAMNTAENMKRNKEILIEGVIPSDYIKKCR; translated from the coding sequence ATGATGCCTGCATCAAAACATTTCGATCCGATACTCGGGATTGATATCCATATTATTCAGCCAGCTGGGCCTGTACCCCCTGTACCTGTGCCGCATCCTTTTATCGGAATTGTCATTGATCCATTTGACTATGTTCCTGTTCTGGGTGCTACAGTGATGGTCAACGGCATTCCGCGTTCACAAGCTGGTACAGAGGGCAAGGCAGTGCCGTCTCATGTCCCTATTGGCGGGACCTTTGTAAAGCCTCCTGCGAACGAGTGCGAAATTTTTATGGGCAGTTCTACTGTCGAAGTAGACGGTGATGCCTTTACGCACACTGCTCATCCTGTTCTGAGTTGTCAGGATATCGGGATGCCGCCTCCTTTCAGGACAAAAAAGAAGAGCAAGACACATTCCCTAGTCTTGCCGACGAGTATTGTTTTGGCTATTCCGGCAGGGGCACCTGTACTTGTTGGCGGTCCCCCGACCATTTCTCTAATGGCGATGGGTATGAAGGCGGGGATGGCGGCTCTTGGACGACTGGGGAAAGGTCTGAGGCGGTTGCAGAGAGGCGCGGGGCGATTCGGCAGGGCTATGAAAAAGCTATCAAAGGCCATACATAAAAAAGCAAAAAAGTTGATGGACAAGCTGGGTGTTCCTCCCAGCATTCAAAATAAAGTTCATAATGCAATCTGTGCCGTAACAGGACATCCTGTTGATATTGCCACCGGTAAGGTTTTTACCAAACTGACTGATTTCGAACTGCCTGGCCCCATCCCCTTTACCTGGGAACGAATCTGGTTCAGTACCTCTGTCTATCAGGGACCGCTGGGACATGGCTGGCATCATAACTATGATCTTGGACTGATGTTTGATAACGAGGCTGGCGTCGTCGCCTTACGTATGGAAGACGGGCGGCCTATCGTTTTTCCGGCTCTTGAGGCTGGAGAGGAGTACTTTGATCGGGCGGAGAAATTAACTCTGTTAAGGGATGAGCAAGGCTATGCGGTACGCAATGCGGAAAATTTAATTTTTCGTTTCCAGGCATTGGGTAAAGAAACAGCTGAACGGAAGCTAACTTCCATCGAAGATCTTACGGGAAATAGTATTCGGTTCAGGTATGATCGTGATCAACACCTGCAAAAAATTATAGACAGCGGCGGGCGTCCTTTGCAGGTTACAACAGATCATCAGGGACGGATTACCGCGATCTCCGTGCCACATCTGGATGATGCCTACACAGATTTTTTCGTGGTCAGATACGTCTATGATAATCAGGAAGATTTGATTGAAGCGATTGATGCGCTTGACCATACAATCCGATACAGCTATGAAGATCATCTGTTGGTTCAGGAAACGGATCGGAATGGATTAAGTTTTTATTTCACCTACGAGGGTAATGATCATACAGCAAAATGTATCCGCACCTGGGGTGACAAGGGAATCTATGATCATAAACTGACCTATATTGACGATGAATGTTTGACCATCGTTGAAAATTCTCTGGGCCATCAAACCCGTCATCATTGGAACAACAATGGCCTTGTCACACAGGCTGTTGATGCCCGTGGCGGGGTGACGCTTACAGAATTCAATGAATTCAACGAAAAAATATCCGAGACTGACCCACTCGGCAATGTCACCTTATATCAATACGATGAATTCGGCAATCAGACAGAAATCATCGGACCGGACGGAGCGATTCTCAAAGTCAGCTACGATACGCTAAACAATCCTGTTGAGGCTGTTGATGCTATCGGCGGAATCTGGCAGTGGGAATATGAAGAAAACACGGGGCGTCTGCTCAAAAGAACCAATCCCCTCGGCGAAACCACTGCCTATCAGTACAGCGGCAAATGGCTCTCCACCATTACAGATCCCATGGGAGGGCATACCGGCCTGACCTTTGACCATCAGGGCAATCTGATCGGTATCAGGACGGCGGATCATGCCGAAAGCCGTTGGAGCTATGATCCGCTGGGTCGAGCTGTTGCCGCCGTTGATCCTAAAGGAAATACCCAGTCCCGTACGTTTGATCCGCTGGGCCGTGTTGTGGAGGTGCAGGAGCCGGATGGAAATCTGCGCCAGCTTGACTATGACCCTGAAGGCAATGTGGTTCATGTAAAAGATAAACAGCATGACGTCCAGTTTGCCTACTCCGGTATGGGCCGGATGACGGCCCGGACAGAAGCCGGAACCACGGTCCGGTTCAGCTATGATACCGAAGAACAGCTGGTCGGCATCCGCAATGAGCACGGCTATGTGTACCGCTTTGAGCTGGATGAAAACGGTGAAGTGGCAGTGGAGAGCGGCTTTGACGAGATCCGCCGGGTCTACACTCGTGATGTTGCAGGGCAGGTGACGGAAGTCGAACGTGCTTCCGGGCTGGTCACCTCCTACAGTTACGATCAGGCGGGACGAGTGACAGAGGTTGAGCACAGTGACGGTGCAGTGGAGAGCTATCGGTACAGGCAGGACGGTGAGCTTGTGGAAGCCAGCAACGATACGGCCACGGTCCGCTTTGAGCGGGATGAACTGGGACGAGTGCTCAAGGAACAACAGGGGCAGGGAGACTGGGTCGCTTCAGAGTACAATCCCCTGGGTCTGCGGACCCGGATGACCTCTTCCCTCGGTGCGATCCAGGAGATCGAACGGAATATCATGGGCGATGTCACCCGACTTGCTCATGCCTCTGCTCAACCGGAGGACGGAGAAACTGCCCGGATTGATTGGGAGGCCCATTTCAAACGCGACCTCATGGGCCTGGAACAGGAACGTTTGCTGCCCGGCGGTATCCGCAGCAAATGGGAACGCGACAAGCTGGGCCGTCCGGTGCAGCACCGGCTCTTGGATGGCGATCAGGCCCTGCGTGATGTTCGCTATGACTGGGATGTGAATGATCGGCTGCGCCAGGTGATTGATGCCCAGAAAGGCATCACCAAATACGAACATGATGCCTTTGGCAATCTGGCCTCGGCCCAATACGGCGACGGCGTTGTCGAACTGCGCATGCCCGATGCGGTGGGCAATCTGTTCCGCGCCAAAGATCGGAATGACCGTCGCTACGGTCCTGCCGGGCAGCTGCTGGAAACGCGCTCTTCTGAAGGCACGACCATCTACAAATATGATGCTGAAGGTAATCTGATCGAAAAGCAACAGCCGGATGGCGGCAAATGGCTGTATGTATGGAATGCCGCCGGAATGCTGGACCATGTGGTTCGACCGGATCAGCAGGTGGTGCGCTTTGCCTATGATGCTCTAGGACGGCGCGTCAGCAAGGAGTTTCAGGGAAGGGTCACCCGCTGGGTCTGGGACGGCAATAATCCGCTCCATGAATGGGTTGAAGGTGCGTCCGCTATGCCGGAGAGCAGCCAGACCATCGGGGCTGTGCAGAACGAACTCTTGCCGCAACAGCAGGAATTCTACATCGGCCATCCGCCCACCGGCCCACCTGCTGCGGATGATGCGCCACTCCAACAGGGCGCAGGCACAGCAGACAGCTTATCAGACAGTTCAAGACAGTCCGATCCAATCACTTGGCTGTTTGAGCCGGAGAGCTTTGCTCCGGTTGCCAAAATTCAGGGGGACAAGGTATATTCCATTGTTACCGATTATCTGGGTACGCCGGTGGCTATGGTGGACCAGGACGGCAACAAGGTCTGGTCTGCGGATATCGGTGTGTTCGGAAAACTGCGCAATGTGGAAGGGCGGCAGATGGACTGCCCGTTCCGCTGGCCGGGACAGTATGAAGATGCTGAGACCGGGTTGTATTATAACCGGTTTAGGTATTATGATCCTGAGGCTGGGGGATATGTATCAAGCGATCCGAATAGATTATTAGGAGGGCTAGCTCTTTATGCGTATTGTCCAAATCCTTTTGGATGGATAGATCCTTTAGGATTAAGTGATTTCCTTTTTAGGGCGGATGACTCTTACACAGGAGGAGACATAGGAACTCCATTGGGTTCAGATGATGTAGATATTGATACTCAATGGGATCATGTTAATAAAAAAGAAACTGGACAAACCAGTAAATTTACGTCCTTCTCCGAACAAAAATCTAAGGTGTCACCGAAATTTGGCGACAACGTTGTTAAGGTATCAGCTGATGACCTAAAGGCGTTAGAGGAAAAAGGAGCTATCAAAATTTGGACTCCAGACGACGTTGCTAATGAGATGAAGAATCATCCAAAGAAAAAAATAAGGAAACAAGCTATGAATACGGCAGAAAATATGAAAAGAAACAAAGAAATTCTTATAGAAGGAGTTATCCCAAGTGATTATATTAAAAAGTGTAGATAG
- a CDS encoding transposase, producing the protein MIIRGNNREQIFYADEDDRFYPKKLQAACEKHNCDVHAYVFMTNHVHLLITPHKKTAFLKPCR; encoded by the coding sequence GTGATTATACGCGGAAACAACCGAGAGCAGATATTCTACGCCGATGAGGATGATCGGTTTTATCCGAAGAAATTACAAGCAGCCTGTGAAAAGCATAACTGTGATGTCCATGCCTATGTCTTCATGACCAATCATGTCCACCTGCTGATCACGCCGCATAAAAAGACGGCATTTCTAAAACCATGCAGATGA
- the tssI gene encoding type VI secretion system tip protein TssI/VgrG: MAVEENIKFSFTSTSQADDTFTVAEFSGTETVSKLYRFDITLYADDPEIDLKEVLKNPVQLMVEKDGEVLRRFHGILSRFEQLHEYSGHVYFRAVLVPRLWIADQFQENQLFLDKKVPDIIEEVLKQAGLTSIDYELKLTGGYRPWEYICQYNETDFNFISRWMEREGIYYYFEQGQDAEKLIITDSSTAHEDIASSDSIRYSPPDSLSPSSMHQVREFTCHQQLLPKKVVLKDYNYRKPSLDLKGEADVDPEGRGKVYIYGEHFKTPEEGNDLAGIRAGELLCREALFFGEGTVPSFLTGYIFEMHDHYRDSYNQRYLITELTHQGVQSTYLTGAGGATPGTENQGPAYFNNFSCIPAEVQFRPERLAEKTRLDGTLNATIDASGDGQYAEIDDQGRYKVKLPFDQSDAADGKASSWVRMTQPYAGADYGMHFPLHKGTEVLLTFVDGNPDRPIIAGAVPNPETGSPVKGDNQTQSVIKSGGGNQLHMGDQQGEEEVSLFATKDMNTTVSNDQTNTINNNRTSSVAVDDSESVGSNQVISIGADQKTTVGANQNFDVGANQVTGIGANQIVSVGANQNYTVGANQGATVGANQTVTVGSAQTNNVGSNRASSVGGNDELTVSGAQAITVSGDIAITSSGKITLDGGGSKIEISGGGVVIESAGPVTVMGSVIKLN; the protein is encoded by the coding sequence ATGGCTGTTGAAGAAAATATCAAATTCAGTTTTACGTCCACGTCGCAAGCAGATGACACCTTTACCGTGGCTGAATTTAGCGGTACAGAGACTGTTTCTAAGCTCTATCGCTTTGACATTACTCTTTATGCTGATGATCCTGAGATTGATTTGAAAGAGGTTCTGAAAAATCCGGTTCAACTGATGGTTGAGAAAGACGGTGAGGTTCTTCGTCGGTTTCATGGCATCCTGTCCCGTTTTGAACAGCTGCATGAATATTCTGGGCATGTTTATTTTCGGGCGGTCTTGGTGCCGCGCCTATGGATCGCTGACCAGTTTCAGGAAAATCAGCTTTTTCTCGATAAAAAAGTTCCTGATATTATAGAGGAGGTCTTGAAACAGGCTGGCCTGACCTCTATTGATTATGAACTGAAACTTACTGGCGGCTATCGACCTTGGGAATATATCTGTCAGTATAATGAGACGGATTTTAATTTTATCTCCCGCTGGATGGAACGGGAAGGCATCTACTATTATTTTGAACAGGGGCAGGATGCGGAAAAACTGATCATCACGGACAGCTCTACAGCCCATGAAGATATTGCCTCCAGTGACTCCATCCGCTATTCACCGCCGGATTCCCTTTCGCCTTCTTCCATGCATCAGGTGCGGGAATTCACCTGTCACCAGCAGCTGTTGCCGAAAAAGGTCGTGCTCAAAGATTACAACTATCGAAAACCTTCGCTGGATCTCAAGGGTGAGGCCGACGTGGACCCTGAAGGACGCGGTAAGGTCTATATTTACGGTGAGCATTTCAAGACCCCGGAGGAAGGGAATGATCTGGCCGGGATACGTGCGGGGGAGCTGTTATGCCGTGAGGCCCTGTTCTTCGGGGAAGGAACCGTGCCTTCCTTTCTCACCGGTTATATTTTTGAAATGCATGATCATTACCGGGACTCTTATAATCAGCGGTATCTGATCACAGAACTGACCCACCAAGGGGTGCAGTCCACCTATCTGACCGGTGCCGGTGGCGCAACCCCTGGTACAGAAAATCAGGGGCCTGCTTATTTTAATAATTTTAGCTGCATTCCTGCGGAGGTTCAGTTCAGGCCCGAACGTCTTGCTGAAAAAACAAGGTTGGACGGTACCTTGAACGCCACTATTGATGCATCGGGCGACGGCCAGTATGCGGAGATCGACGATCAGGGGCGTTACAAGGTGAAACTGCCCTTTGATCAAAGCGATGCCGCCGACGGCAAGGCGTCCAGCTGGGTACGGATGACTCAGCCCTATGCCGGGGCAGATTACGGTATGCATTTCCCTTTGCATAAGGGAACCGAGGTGTTGTTGACCTTTGTTGACGGTAATCCAGACCGACCTATTATAGCAGGCGCGGTGCCGAATCCAGAGACGGGCAGCCCGGTGAAGGGCGACAATCAGACTCAGAGCGTAATCAAGTCGGGTGGCGGCAATCAGTTGCATATGGGGGATCAGCAGGGGGAAGAAGAGGTCTCACTGTTTGCCACGAAAGATATGAATACGACTGTGAGTAATGATCAGACCAATACGATAAACAATAATCGGACTTCGAGTGTAGCGGTTGATGATTCCGAGAGTGTAGGCAGTAATCAGGTGATTTCGATCGGAGCTGACCAAAAGACTACTGTAGGTGCCAACCAGAATTTTGATGTGGGAGCGAATCAGGTTACAGGGATTGGTGCAAACCAGATTGTTTCTGTAGGCGCGAATCAGAATTATACGGTAGGGGCTAACCAAGGGGCGACAGTAGGTGCAAACCAGACTGTTACGGTCGGGTCAGCTCAAACGAATAATGTTGGTAGTAATCGAGCAAGTTCGGTTGGAGGAAATGATGAACTGACGGTAAGCGGAGCGCAGGCAATCACTGTATCTGGAGATATAGCGATTACATCCAGCGGGAAAATTACCTTAGATGGTGGTGGCTCCAAAATAGAAATAAGCGGAGGTGGAGTTGTTATTGAGTCAGCGGGGCCGGTTACAGTCATGGGATCTGTAATTAAACTGAATTAA